One region of Azoarcus sp. CIB genomic DNA includes:
- a CDS encoding cyclase family protein, with amino-acid sequence MTSNGHILTQLAAELARGSIGVVDLTQPLGPDTPVLALPPPFANSPGVSFETISQYDDKGPAWYWRTIRMGEHTGTHFDAPVHWVSGKDQPDNTLDTIPAERFVGPACVIDISREAATNPDYLLTRDGVLAWEAKHGRIPPKSWVLLRSDWSKRVGVAEFLNCREDGPHSPGFDRGATELLALERDVLGVGVETVGTDAGQAHSFDPPFWTHHIMQGNGKFGLASLANLDRLPPTGAVVVASPLKLVGGSGSPLRVLALVPA; translated from the coding sequence ATGACATCCAACGGCCACATCCTGACGCAGCTCGCCGCGGAGCTCGCCCGCGGCTCGATCGGGGTCGTCGACCTGACGCAGCCGCTCGGCCCCGACACCCCGGTGCTGGCGCTGCCCCCGCCGTTCGCGAACTCGCCGGGCGTGAGCTTCGAGACGATCTCGCAGTACGACGACAAGGGGCCTGCGTGGTACTGGCGCACGATCCGCATGGGCGAGCACACCGGCACGCACTTCGACGCGCCGGTGCACTGGGTCAGCGGCAAGGACCAGCCCGACAACACGCTCGACACGATCCCGGCGGAGCGCTTCGTCGGCCCCGCGTGCGTCATCGACATCAGCCGCGAGGCCGCGACGAATCCGGACTACCTGCTGACGCGCGACGGGGTGCTCGCGTGGGAGGCGAAGCACGGGCGCATCCCGCCGAAGTCGTGGGTGCTGCTGCGTAGCGACTGGTCGAAGCGGGTCGGCGTCGCCGAATTCCTGAACTGCCGCGAGGACGGGCCGCATTCGCCGGGCTTCGACCGCGGCGCGACCGAACTCCTTGCGCTCGAACGTGACGTGCTGGGTGTCGGCGTCGAGACGGTGGGCACCGACGCGGGCCAGGCGCACAGCTTCGATCCGCCGTTCTGGACGCATCACATCATGCAGGGCAACGGCAAGTTCGGGCTCGCGAGCCTCGCGAACCTCGACCGCCTGCCGCCGACCGGGGCCGTCGTCGTCGCGTCGCCGCTGAAGCTCGTCGGCGGCTCCGGCAGCCCCCTGCGCGTGCTCGCGCTCGTCCCGGCGTGA
- the fdhD gene encoding formate dehydrogenase accessory sulfurtransferase FdhD: MHTSMDRPWPASGSRAVPALRLSAGGAQGEATCCIIEEDALTIDVEGVGRYTLMWTPADGDERDGAAGFVTGEGVLGDEVVSERVPERLALAAGFAYSEGIIDSLADIATMAVCPDRRNVVRMRLQAPERVTVKRRDVIVASSCGVCGGRDAIEDGFDDFAPVTTRLRLAASELAALMAAMQRRQRLFRTTGGAHAAAVFSAQAGIVAVAEDLGRHNALDKVVGECLLRELPLAGCGVVLSSRLSYEMVAKAARAGFELVAAVSAPTSLAIALAERVGITLCGFVRGDSATVYTHPQRIRDCVPAREAAPAARAPVVPFTIDD; the protein is encoded by the coding sequence ATGCATACCAGCATGGACCGCCCGTGGCCGGCGAGCGGCAGCCGAGCGGTGCCTGCGCTGCGCCTGTCCGCCGGGGGCGCGCAGGGCGAAGCGACCTGCTGCATCATCGAAGAGGACGCGCTGACGATCGACGTCGAAGGCGTCGGACGCTACACGCTGATGTGGACGCCGGCCGACGGTGACGAGAGAGACGGGGCGGCCGGCTTCGTCACCGGCGAGGGCGTGCTGGGCGACGAGGTGGTGTCCGAGAGGGTGCCCGAGCGGCTCGCGCTCGCGGCAGGCTTCGCCTATTCGGAAGGAATCATCGACAGCCTCGCCGATATCGCGACGATGGCGGTCTGTCCCGATCGGCGCAACGTGGTGCGGATGCGCCTCCAGGCGCCCGAGCGCGTCACGGTGAAGCGGCGCGATGTGATCGTTGCCAGCTCCTGCGGCGTATGCGGCGGACGCGACGCGATCGAGGATGGCTTCGACGACTTCGCCCCGGTCACAACGCGGCTGCGCCTCGCGGCGTCGGAGCTCGCCGCGCTGATGGCGGCCATGCAGCGCCGGCAACGCCTCTTCCGCACGACCGGCGGGGCGCACGCGGCCGCCGTGTTCTCGGCTCAGGCCGGCATCGTCGCCGTTGCCGAGGATCTCGGCCGTCACAACGCGCTGGACAAGGTGGTCGGCGAATGCCTGCTGCGCGAGCTGCCGCTCGCCGGCTGCGGCGTCGTGCTGTCGTCGCGCCTGAGCTACGAGATGGTCGCGAAGGCCGCGCGCGCCGGCTTCGAGCTCGTTGCCGCGGTGTCCGCGCCGACCTCGCTCGCGATCGCGCTCGCCGAACGCGTCGGCATCACGCTGTGCGGTTTCGTGCGCGGCGACTCGGCGACCGTCTATACGCATCCGCAACGCATCCGGGACTGCGTTCCGGCGCGCGAGGCCGCTCCAGCGGCGCGCGCCCCCGTGGTCCCTTTCACGATCGACGACTGA
- a CDS encoding DmsC/YnfH family molybdoenzyme membrane anchor subunit: MIASNRIADGSFRVGVGLQKAWGVQMATAFFFGEAGAGLYFVAQFFDFALGMFAGLVMVLFGKAGGHILHLGQPLRGWRALTKVRTSWVSRGLAAIVLFVVAGALHLIDLRAGLLPAGVSQLVAAVALAACFVIMIYQGFAMSHSSAITLWSGGLMPLASLTYALLNGVLLTLVLGADEPFLANRPDSVRLLQVLAIALMLYGLVTVLSLLHGARHASEAGRQSVALLLQGGFARWFVPLVIGAGFVVSALMMLAAPPDFAWMLAVAGLELTGYYAFRVLMFKAGGYDPALSLAYRFRH; encoded by the coding sequence ATGATCGCGAGCAACCGGATTGCGGACGGCAGCTTCCGCGTCGGCGTCGGCCTGCAGAAGGCGTGGGGCGTGCAGATGGCCACCGCGTTCTTCTTCGGCGAGGCCGGCGCCGGACTGTATTTCGTCGCGCAGTTCTTCGATTTTGCGCTCGGCATGTTCGCCGGCCTCGTGATGGTCCTGTTCGGCAAGGCCGGCGGACACATCCTGCACCTCGGGCAGCCCTTGCGCGGCTGGCGGGCGCTGACGAAGGTGCGCACCTCGTGGGTGAGTCGCGGACTCGCGGCGATCGTGCTGTTCGTGGTTGCCGGCGCGCTGCACCTCATCGACCTGCGTGCCGGCCTGCTGCCGGCCGGGGTGTCGCAGCTCGTGGCCGCGGTCGCGCTCGCGGCGTGCTTCGTCATCATGATCTACCAGGGCTTCGCGATGTCGCATTCATCGGCGATAACGCTGTGGAGCGGCGGGCTGATGCCGCTCGCGAGCCTGACCTACGCGCTGTTGAACGGCGTGCTGCTGACCCTGGTGCTGGGCGCCGACGAGCCCTTCCTCGCGAACCGTCCCGACTCCGTGCGGCTGCTTCAGGTCCTCGCGATCGCGCTGATGCTCTACGGGCTGGTCACGGTGCTGAGCCTGCTGCACGGCGCGCGCCACGCCTCCGAAGCAGGGCGGCAATCGGTCGCGCTGCTGCTGCAGGGCGGCTTCGCGCGCTGGTTCGTGCCGCTCGTGATCGGCGCGGGCTTTGTCGTCTCCGCGCTGATGATGCTGGCCGCGCCGCCGGACTTCGCGTGGATGCTCGCGGTCGCCGGCCTTGAACTCACCGGCTATTACGCGTTTCGCGTGCTCATGTTCAAGGCGGGGGGCTACGACCCCGCGCTGAGCCTCGCGTACCGGTTTCGGCACTGA
- a CDS encoding 4Fe-4S dicluster domain-containing protein, whose protein sequence is MAKWGMVFDLRRCIGCNACAVACKQENSLPDGVFFTKTLSEEVGEYPDVTRSYVPTICNHCEDAPCERACPTGATYTRPDGIVMVDRNKCIGCGTCIVACPYDQRTRLEPEMLNEGLFGGGRLTPFEEQGFGRFTVGTVVKCTFCHERVDAGQMPACVATCPTEARIFGDLDDPTSRPRQLILERRGRQPLPEKHTNPRVFYID, encoded by the coding sequence ATGGCCAAGTGGGGGATGGTTTTCGATCTGCGCCGCTGCATCGGCTGCAACGCCTGCGCGGTCGCCTGCAAGCAGGAGAACAGCCTGCCCGACGGCGTGTTCTTCACGAAGACGCTGTCGGAGGAGGTCGGCGAGTATCCCGACGTGACGCGCAGCTATGTGCCGACGATCTGCAATCACTGCGAGGACGCACCGTGCGAGCGCGCCTGTCCGACGGGCGCGACCTACACGCGTCCCGACGGCATCGTCATGGTCGACCGCAACAAATGCATCGGTTGCGGGACCTGCATCGTCGCGTGCCCGTACGACCAGCGCACGCGCCTGGAGCCGGAAATGCTGAACGAGGGGCTGTTCGGCGGCGGACGGCTGACGCCGTTCGAGGAGCAGGGCTTCGGGCGCTTCACGGTCGGGACCGTCGTCAAATGCACGTTCTGCCATGAACGCGTCGACGCCGGCCAGATGCCCGCCTGCGTCGCGACCTGTCCGACCGAGGCGCGGATCTTCGGCGACCTCGACGACCCGACGAGCCGGCCGCGGCAGCTGATCCTGGAGCGCCGCGGGCGCCAGCCACTGCCCGAAAAGCACACCAACCCACGCGTCTTTTACATCGACTGA
- a CDS encoding molybdopterin-dependent oxidoreductase, protein METLTQPVQNSMKPGKWLNSSCKMCIHSCTTRIHVTEDGVINKIEGNPTSPSNNGRLCPKGNAAILRHYDPARFGTPLRRTNPQKGPGVDPKWEPIGWDEALDLVARELKKTLDEDPRKLMPAINDFQKLFLWAWPAALGNANYLSSVGNFCGGGYHPMNGFIHAAFAAANDVNYCNYWINNGGGDGFSSHLHTAAQANHVAKARVERNMRVVVVEPRLSIGAAKANEWVPIRPATDRQFALGLAHVLVAEKLYDAKFLKKDTNAPYLVGPDGYFVRNGEGRIYVWDAVDNRARLWDDPELKDFALEGTYTVDGIPCRPAFQKFKDVLADCSPEQMETLTTVPAATTRRIAREFAKAAQIGSFIEIDGRILPLRPAAYNYYRGAQGHKYSAMANQAFKLVNFLVGAIDTPGGHVGVTLDDQMQDIRGGFGTIQAGENGMLQTMPHQLHPEVPFSWPPNETHLMGFFPIGVDPGHLTQHTLANAEKFGLDYRPDTLLMCHSNPLWNLPGDRAQWYALLRSMRFIVAIDILPNESNEWADVILPSHDLLESWNMTMIEPPHHEGMCLRQPATPPLYDTKSEEEIFYEISERLGVLETWNGILNFVNGFQQKPELLLEPNRKYSDREIAERKGKLWNGKDLDWYVEHGHAVTPRRPEKWYRPWDGLRLHFYLEDIVRARDTLRQKMEAADVPFRHEWEWGDYQPLPTAVPDPVHLEPADFDLYAITFKDIQINFGESIGNPWINDIVFKDPVHTAVLLNPKTARDRRLDEGDIVRIESPYGSIVAKLGLSEGVHPDAVCVSNALSRVVTQNTGVRHGGGNFNQLLPANLRNTDACSGQPETVAKVRLTKLAAVPGEIAAGNSVFGQLSGQLSGQNGGKGRAH, encoded by the coding sequence ATGGAGACTCTCACGCAGCCGGTGCAGAACTCGATGAAACCGGGCAAGTGGCTCAATTCGAGCTGCAAGATGTGCATCCACTCCTGTACGACGCGGATCCACGTCACTGAGGACGGCGTCATCAACAAGATCGAGGGTAACCCCACGAGCCCCAGCAACAACGGGCGGCTGTGCCCGAAGGGCAACGCGGCAATTCTGCGCCACTACGATCCCGCGCGCTTCGGGACGCCGCTGCGGCGCACGAATCCGCAGAAGGGGCCCGGCGTCGATCCGAAGTGGGAGCCGATCGGCTGGGACGAGGCGCTGGATCTCGTCGCCCGCGAGCTGAAGAAAACGCTCGACGAGGATCCGCGCAAGCTGATGCCGGCGATCAACGACTTCCAGAAGCTCTTCCTGTGGGCCTGGCCCGCTGCGCTCGGCAACGCGAACTACCTGTCGTCGGTGGGCAACTTCTGCGGTGGCGGCTACCACCCGATGAACGGCTTCATCCACGCGGCCTTTGCCGCGGCGAACGACGTCAATTACTGCAACTACTGGATCAACAACGGCGGCGGCGACGGCTTCTCGTCGCACCTGCACACGGCGGCACAGGCGAACCACGTCGCGAAGGCGCGCGTGGAGCGCAACATGCGCGTCGTCGTCGTCGAGCCGCGCCTGTCGATCGGCGCCGCGAAGGCGAACGAATGGGTGCCGATCCGGCCGGCCACGGATCGCCAGTTCGCGCTGGGCCTCGCCCACGTGCTCGTCGCCGAGAAGCTCTACGACGCGAAATTCCTGAAGAAGGATACGAACGCGCCCTACCTCGTCGGGCCGGACGGGTATTTCGTGCGCAACGGCGAAGGCAGGATCTACGTGTGGGACGCCGTCGACAATCGTGCCCGCCTGTGGGACGACCCCGAGCTCAAGGACTTCGCGCTCGAAGGGACGTACACGGTCGATGGCATCCCCTGCCGGCCGGCGTTCCAGAAGTTCAAAGACGTCCTCGCCGACTGCTCGCCCGAGCAGATGGAGACGCTGACGACGGTGCCCGCGGCGACCACGCGGCGCATCGCACGAGAGTTCGCGAAGGCGGCCCAGATCGGTTCCTTCATCGAGATCGACGGGCGCATCCTGCCCTTGCGCCCCGCCGCGTACAACTACTACCGCGGCGCGCAGGGCCACAAGTACAGCGCGATGGCGAACCAGGCGTTCAAGCTGGTGAATTTCCTCGTCGGCGCGATCGACACGCCGGGAGGGCACGTCGGCGTGACGCTCGACGACCAGATGCAGGACATCCGCGGCGGCTTCGGCACGATCCAGGCCGGCGAGAACGGCATGCTGCAGACGATGCCGCACCAGCTCCATCCCGAGGTGCCGTTCTCCTGGCCGCCGAACGAGACGCACCTGATGGGCTTCTTCCCGATCGGCGTCGATCCGGGGCACCTGACGCAGCACACGCTCGCGAACGCCGAGAAGTTCGGGCTCGACTACCGGCCCGACACGCTGTTGATGTGCCACTCGAATCCGTTGTGGAACCTGCCCGGCGACCGCGCGCAGTGGTACGCGCTGCTGCGCTCGATGCGCTTCATCGTCGCGATCGACATCCTGCCCAACGAATCGAACGAGTGGGCCGACGTGATCCTGCCGTCGCACGACCTGCTCGAGTCATGGAACATGACGATGATCGAGCCGCCGCACCACGAAGGCATGTGCCTGCGCCAGCCCGCGACGCCGCCGCTGTACGACACGAAGAGCGAGGAGGAGATCTTCTACGAGATCTCCGAGCGGCTCGGCGTCCTCGAGACCTGGAACGGCATCCTCAACTTCGTCAACGGCTTCCAACAGAAGCCCGAGCTGTTGCTCGAGCCGAACCGCAAGTACAGCGACCGCGAGATCGCCGAGCGCAAGGGCAAGTTGTGGAACGGCAAGGATCTCGACTGGTACGTCGAGCACGGCCACGCGGTGACGCCGCGCCGGCCGGAGAAGTGGTACCGGCCGTGGGACGGGTTGCGGCTGCATTTCTACCTGGAGGACATCGTGCGCGCACGCGACACGCTGCGCCAGAAGATGGAGGCGGCCGACGTGCCCTTCCGTCACGAGTGGGAGTGGGGCGACTACCAGCCGCTGCCGACGGCGGTGCCCGACCCGGTGCACCTGGAGCCGGCCGACTTCGACCTGTACGCGATCACCTTCAAGGACATCCAGATCAACTTCGGCGAGAGCATCGGCAACCCGTGGATCAACGACATCGTGTTCAAGGACCCGGTGCATACGGCGGTGCTGCTGAACCCGAAGACGGCGCGTGACCGAAGGCTGGACGAGGGCGACATCGTGCGCATCGAGTCGCCGTACGGCTCGATCGTCGCGAAGCTCGGGCTGTCCGAGGGCGTCCATCCCGATGCGGTGTGCGTGTCGAACGCGCTGTCGCGCGTGGTGACGCAGAACACCGGCGTGCGCCACGGAGGCGGCAACTTCAACCAGCTGCTGCCGGCAAACCTGCGGAACACCGACGCGTGCAGCGGACAGCCGGAGACGGTCGCGAAAGTCAGGCTGACCAAGCTCGCCGCAGTGCCCGGGGAGATCGCCGCGGGCAACTCGGTGTTTGGGCAGCTGAGTGGGCAGCTGAGCGGGCAGAACGGCGGCAAGGGGAGGGCGCACTGA
- a CDS encoding DUF1329 domain-containing protein — translation MKMRTMTSMLLAAGVFGAAHAATEADVDKSFGPYKSGVPTVPGVKPGTVIDKNNVDAAKGALIPSMAQFIKSGQTTLAVGETYSFGISKNYIDATRKNLNKVSLGPNVGDLVGYVAGRPFPQEPDAKDARSGEKVFWNFQHNNRIGDSYTIWPWYMEYKNMASAKVERTLKQEYHIIQWKHRVDQEPRPEVEPNPAQLLRSGYLKVHEPQDLKDTQLLISRFSDDAKLDEVYLYLGFQRRVRRLASNQVTDPFLGSDLMVEDFEGYNGRMRDMKWEYKGTRDLLVPFYAHNKQKLAEEPKEPDFKFIDFGGEGNCFPNVTWQLRKTYVIESVPVNPDHVISKRVHYVDAETFALSLNEIYDRKGELWKTFVVAYTDSENHLPKNAGRGVAINDGFSIIDVQAKHCTTGKFKVHLDQEMSPTKLFSVQYMRGS, via the coding sequence ATGAAGATGAGGACAATGACATCGATGCTGCTGGCGGCCGGCGTTTTCGGGGCGGCGCATGCCGCGACCGAGGCCGACGTCGACAAGAGCTTCGGCCCGTACAAGAGCGGCGTGCCGACGGTTCCCGGCGTCAAGCCCGGCACGGTCATCGACAAGAACAACGTCGACGCCGCCAAGGGCGCGCTGATCCCGAGCATGGCGCAGTTCATCAAGAGCGGGCAGACCACCCTCGCGGTGGGCGAGACCTACTCGTTCGGCATCAGCAAGAACTACATCGATGCGACGCGCAAGAACCTCAACAAGGTGTCGCTGGGGCCCAACGTCGGCGATCTGGTGGGCTACGTCGCCGGCCGGCCCTTCCCGCAGGAGCCCGACGCGAAGGACGCGCGCTCCGGCGAGAAGGTGTTCTGGAACTTCCAGCACAACAACCGCATCGGCGACAGCTACACGATCTGGCCGTGGTACATGGAATACAAGAACATGGCCAGCGCCAAGGTCGAGCGCACGCTGAAGCAGGAGTACCACATCATCCAGTGGAAGCACCGCGTCGATCAGGAGCCGCGCCCGGAGGTCGAGCCGAACCCGGCCCAGCTGCTGCGCTCGGGCTACCTGAAGGTGCACGAGCCGCAGGACCTGAAGGACACGCAGCTGCTGATCAGCCGCTTCTCCGACGACGCGAAGCTCGATGAGGTGTATCTCTACCTCGGCTTCCAGCGCCGCGTGCGCCGCCTCGCGTCGAACCAGGTGACCGACCCCTTCCTCGGCTCCGACCTGATGGTCGAGGATTTCGAGGGCTACAACGGCCGCATGCGCGACATGAAGTGGGAATACAAGGGCACGCGCGACCTGCTGGTGCCCTTCTACGCCCACAACAAGCAGAAGCTCGCCGAGGAGCCGAAGGAGCCCGACTTCAAGTTCATCGACTTCGGTGGCGAAGGCAACTGCTTCCCGAACGTGACGTGGCAGCTGCGCAAGACCTACGTCATCGAGTCGGTGCCGGTCAATCCCGACCACGTCATCAGCAAGCGCGTGCATTACGTCGATGCCGAGACCTTCGCGCTGAGCCTGAACGAGATCTACGACCGCAAGGGCGAGCTGTGGAAGACCTTCGTGGTCGCCTACACCGACTCGGAGAACCATTTGCCGAAGAACGCCGGCCGCGGGGTGGCGATCAACGACGGTTTCAGCATCATCGACGTGCAGGCGAAACACTGCACGACGGGCAAGTTCAAGGTGCATCTGGATCAGGAGATGAGCCCGACGAAGCTGTTCTCGGTGCAGTACATGCGCGGCAGCTGA
- a CDS encoding DUF1302 family protein, with protein MRKSAKKDRRNAPLAAGMLTLAVGVAHTGTVVAGDIPNEEARVDVVYENATFARRDVGLSKFRNTLKVDIDRQLGRRGAFDDVGVNLKLRGTFDGVYRLNEDHYGNKAGGAVRLENTVGIPGPSVAHGDGLGSPTNPLTGGLAGLPGGGAFGFNSTDPSAPRYNPNEGMVVLGEHLHRTDGGVAFAVPVRPCDKDSRGCIKDYLDASRQELESPEFNDRWDFIREAYVTGSVPFDDGSSVFMKVGKQQVVWGRTDLFRVLDVINPVDYSRNNIYDELQDIRIPMWIMQAEYRAGATETFDDLNFALVWNFDKFRPHNIGQCGSPNVILDAGCFMRGMKNLWDNGGTVANFANLGMPGLAATDFGPNQIGIRKAHLPSWSLANTQLGVKLEGQKSGVGFSLNALTYRSQLPSLRGGIPARNPFDPVGAVDTQPQPHPYPYLIAFDVHFPRVNLIGGSMDLQVDAIKSVFRLEAALTEGEEFPNGLRKRLFSESRVFRYVVGWDRPTFIPFLNKSRAFLISAQLFGQHLLDHELEDRPLGKVGMPDWKDNNIFTLLLKGFYMNDRLSPQVIMAHDFRGEATTIAPSLDWLVNDNLKLTIGANLKVGRGARKFDDCRTCNPFHPFSASPGQGANDGSLGLGGFEPLGRFRSGPIGMAQEEDELQFVMQYKF; from the coding sequence GTGAGGAAATCCGCAAAGAAGGATCGCCGCAACGCACCGCTTGCGGCCGGAATGCTGACGCTCGCCGTGGGCGTTGCCCACACGGGCACGGTCGTGGCCGGTGACATTCCGAACGAGGAGGCGCGGGTCGACGTGGTCTATGAGAACGCGACCTTCGCGCGCCGCGACGTGGGGCTGTCGAAGTTCCGCAATACGCTGAAGGTGGACATCGACCGCCAGCTCGGCCGGCGCGGCGCGTTCGACGACGTGGGCGTGAACCTGAAGCTGCGCGGCACGTTCGACGGCGTCTATCGCCTCAACGAAGACCACTACGGCAACAAGGCCGGCGGCGCGGTGCGGCTCGAGAACACCGTGGGCATCCCGGGGCCGAGCGTGGCGCACGGCGACGGCCTCGGGAGCCCGACCAATCCGCTCACGGGCGGGCTCGCGGGCCTGCCCGGCGGCGGCGCCTTCGGCTTCAACTCGACCGACCCGTCCGCGCCGCGCTACAACCCCAACGAGGGGATGGTCGTGCTGGGCGAACACCTGCACCGCACCGACGGCGGCGTCGCGTTCGCGGTGCCGGTGCGCCCGTGCGACAAGGACTCGCGCGGCTGCATCAAGGATTATCTCGATGCGAGCCGGCAGGAACTGGAGTCGCCGGAGTTCAACGACCGCTGGGACTTCATCCGCGAGGCCTACGTCACCGGCTCCGTGCCCTTCGACGACGGTTCGAGCGTGTTCATGAAGGTCGGCAAGCAGCAGGTGGTGTGGGGGCGCACCGACCTTTTCCGCGTGCTCGACGTCATCAACCCCGTCGACTACTCGCGCAACAACATCTACGACGAGCTCCAGGACATCCGCATCCCGATGTGGATCATGCAGGCGGAGTACCGCGCGGGGGCCACCGAGACCTTCGACGACCTGAACTTCGCCCTCGTGTGGAACTTCGACAAGTTCCGCCCGCACAACATCGGCCAGTGCGGCAGCCCGAACGTGATCCTCGATGCGGGCTGCTTCATGCGCGGCATGAAGAACCTGTGGGACAACGGCGGCACGGTCGCGAACTTCGCCAACCTCGGCATGCCGGGGCTGGCGGCGACCGACTTTGGCCCGAACCAGATCGGCATCCGCAAGGCGCATCTGCCAAGCTGGTCGCTGGCGAACACGCAGCTCGGCGTCAAGCTCGAAGGCCAGAAGAGCGGCGTCGGCTTCTCGCTCAACGCGCTCACCTACCGCTCACAGCTGCCTTCGCTGCGCGGCGGCATTCCGGCGCGCAATCCGTTCGATCCCGTGGGCGCAGTCGACACGCAGCCGCAGCCGCATCCCTACCCCTACCTGATCGCCTTCGACGTGCATTTCCCGCGCGTGAACCTGATCGGCGGATCGATGGACCTGCAGGTGGATGCGATCAAGTCGGTGTTCCGGCTCGAGGCCGCGCTGACCGAGGGCGAGGAGTTCCCGAACGGCTTGCGCAAGCGCCTGTTCTCGGAGTCGCGCGTGTTCCGCTACGTGGTCGGCTGGGATCGCCCGACCTTCATCCCCTTCCTCAACAAGTCGCGCGCCTTCCTGATCTCGGCGCAGCTGTTCGGCCAGCACCTGCTCGACCACGAGCTGGAGGACCGGCCCTTGGGCAAGGTCGGCATGCCCGACTGGAAGGACAACAACATCTTCACGCTGCTCCTGAAAGGCTTCTACATGAACGACCGGCTGAGCCCGCAGGTGATCATGGCGCACGACTTCCGCGGCGAGGCGACCACGATCGCGCCGTCGCTCGACTGGCTCGTCAACGACAACCTGAAGCTCACGATCGGCGCCAACCTCAAGGTCGGCCGCGGCGCGCGCAAGTTCGACGACTGCCGCACCTGCAACCCCTTCCATCCGTTCTCCGCCTCGCCGGGGCAAGGGGCGAACGACGGGTCGCTGGGCCTGGGCGGGTTCGAGCCGCTCGGCCGCTTCCGGTCCGGCCCGATCGGCATGGCGCAGGAAGAAGACGAGCTGCAATTCGTAATGCAGTACAAATTCTGA